A DNA window from Altererythrobacter sp. B11 contains the following coding sequences:
- a CDS encoding LysR family transcriptional regulator: MSAKIAEGGDRARAMEIFVAAIDRGSFSAAGRALGLTPSAVSRTVDRIEARLGVRLLLRSTRALTPTAEGLAYLQAARRILADLDDSEQQIADQGVPRGRLRISAALSHGRLCVVPLLGRFAQAYAHILVDIALTDALVDVAAGQADVAIRFGPLADSALTARRLGESRRVIVASPDYLARAGTPRVPEDLHGHNCLNFNFRRSEPVWPFMRDGEEFSLAMKGSIEANNGETLGQLAAQGVGIARVGAFSVANEIASGELVALLEDFNPGDVEQINAVFVGGANLPARVRVFVDFLSANMR, from the coding sequence ATGAGCGCAAAAATAGCGGAGGGCGGCGATCGAGCGCGCGCCATGGAGATATTCGTCGCGGCGATCGACAGGGGGAGTTTTTCCGCAGCCGGCCGTGCCCTCGGCCTGACGCCCTCGGCGGTCAGCCGCACTGTCGACAGGATCGAGGCGCGGCTTGGCGTCAGGTTGTTGCTCCGCTCGACGCGGGCGCTCACGCCGACCGCGGAGGGCCTCGCCTACCTCCAGGCCGCGCGCCGCATCCTTGCCGATCTTGACGATAGTGAGCAGCAGATCGCCGATCAGGGCGTGCCGCGCGGACGCCTGCGGATTAGCGCGGCCCTGTCGCACGGGCGGCTCTGCGTCGTGCCCTTGCTCGGCCGCTTCGCACAGGCCTATGCGCATATTCTGGTCGACATCGCCCTGACCGACGCTCTGGTCGACGTGGCGGCGGGGCAGGCCGATGTGGCGATCCGCTTCGGCCCGCTTGCCGATAGCGCCCTGACCGCGCGTAGACTGGGCGAAAGCCGCCGCGTCATCGTCGCCTCGCCCGATTACCTGGCCCGTGCCGGTACCCCGCGCGTGCCGGAAGATCTGCACGGGCACAATTGCCTGAATTTCAACTTTCGCCGCAGCGAGCCGGTCTGGCCGTTCATGCGCGATGGCGAGGAGTTCAGCCTCGCCATGAAGGGAAGCATCGAGGCGAATAATGGCGAGACGCTGGGCCAGCTGGCCGCGCAGGGCGTCGGCATAGCGCGCGTCGGCGCGTTCAGCGTCGCTAACGAGATCGCGAGCGGCGAACTTGTGGCTTTGCTGGAGGATTTTAACCCGGGCGACGTTGAACAGATCAATGCGGTATTCGTCGGCGGCGCCAACCTCCCGGCACGCGTGCGCGTATTCGTCGACTTCCTGAGCGCGAATATGCGTTAG
- a CDS encoding aldo/keto reductase has protein sequence MDYRQVGGSGLRVPALSFGAGTFGGKGRLFSAWGQSDAAEARRLIDICLDAGVTLFDTADVYSNGASEEVLGAAIKGRRDAVMISTKTGLPMGDGPQDWGASRARLIRAVDASLHRLGTDHIDLLQLHAFDAHTPVEEVMGTLDMLIAAGKLRYAGVSNYPGWQVMKAQAAADRHGWPRLVAHQVYYSLIGRAYEWDLMPLAADQGIGALVWSPLGWGRLTGRIGRDRPIPPGSRLHETEQFAPPVAEDHLYRVIDALEAVANETGRSVPQIAINWLLGRPTVSSVIIGARNEAQLRDNLGAIGWTLTPEQTALLDAASAVVPPYPHTPYRQQDGFALLNPPMV, from the coding sequence ATGGATTATCGCCAAGTGGGGGGTTCGGGCTTGCGCGTGCCGGCCTTGAGTTTCGGCGCGGGGACCTTCGGCGGCAAGGGTCGGCTGTTCAGCGCCTGGGGGCAGAGCGACGCTGCCGAGGCACGCCGCTTGATCGATATCTGCCTCGATGCAGGCGTAACCCTGTTCGACACGGCCGACGTCTATTCCAATGGCGCGTCGGAAGAGGTGCTGGGTGCAGCGATCAAAGGCCGGCGCGACGCGGTCATGATCTCCACGAAGACCGGCCTGCCGATGGGCGATGGCCCGCAGGATTGGGGCGCGTCCCGTGCAAGGCTGATCCGCGCGGTCGACGCCTCGCTGCACCGCCTGGGCACGGACCATATCGATCTGCTGCAGCTTCATGCATTTGATGCGCATACACCGGTGGAAGAGGTGATGGGCACGCTCGACATGCTGATTGCGGCGGGCAAGCTGCGCTATGCCGGCGTCTCCAACTATCCGGGCTGGCAGGTGATGAAAGCCCAGGCCGCAGCAGACCGCCATGGCTGGCCGCGCCTTGTCGCCCATCAGGTCTATTATTCCCTGATCGGGCGGGCATATGAGTGGGATCTGATGCCGCTCGCGGCCGATCAGGGGATCGGAGCGCTGGTGTGGAGCCCGCTCGGCTGGGGACGGCTGACGGGCAGGATCGGGCGCGACCGGCCGATCCCGCCGGGCAGCCGCCTGCACGAGACGGAGCAGTTCGCACCCCCCGTCGCGGAAGATCATCTCTATCGTGTGATTGACGCGCTGGAGGCGGTCGCGAACGAAACAGGAAGGTCGGTGCCGCAAATCGCGATCAACTGGCTACTGGGTCGGCCGACCGTCTCCTCCGTCATCATCGGCGCGCGGAACGAGGCGCAGCTGCGCGACAATCTGGGGGCTATCGGCTGGACCCTGACCCCCGAACAGACGGCCCTGCTCGACGCGGCAAGCGCCGTCGTGCCGCCTTATCCACATACACCCTATCGTCAGCAGGATGGCTTCGCCCTGCTCAATCCCCCCATGGTCTGA
- a CDS encoding DUF1905 domain-containing protein codes for MSASALRFRAPLQRWTNEAESSSVAFVILPPDAGDAVAGHELMRRLELGKRRGFGSVKVTAQVGETSWSTSVFPQKGRESWFMAVKAPVCRAEGLEDGEDVEIALDLL; via the coding sequence ATGAGCGCATCCGCCCTCCGCTTCCGGGCGCCGCTGCAGCGGTGGACCAATGAAGCGGAGAGCAGTTCCGTGGCCTTCGTCATCCTGCCGCCGGATGCGGGAGACGCGGTGGCGGGGCACGAGCTCATGCGGCGGCTGGAGCTGGGCAAGCGGCGCGGCTTCGGATCGGTGAAGGTCACCGCGCAGGTGGGCGAGACGAGCTGGAGCACCTCCGTCTTCCCGCAGAAGGGGCGGGAATCCTGGTTCATGGCGGTGAAGGCACCCGTCTGCCGTGCCGAGGGGCTGGAGGACGGCGAAGATGTCGAGATCGCGCTCGACCTGCTTTAG
- a CDS encoding MFS transporter yields the protein MKLNPGLVALSIGAFGIGVTEFAPMGLLPVIAGDLGVSIPTAGLLISAYALGVMLGAPLMTLTTGRVPRRTLLIALAAIFTLGNLLAAISTGYGMLLAARLLTSLNHGAFFGVGSIVAASLVPPERKAGAVAAMFMGLTIANVVGVPLATLAGEHLGWRMSFWGIAGLGVATMVALRLTLPGMPAPDGGNALAELRVLKRGSVLAALALTVIGSSAMFTVFTYIAPILRAETHASLGFVTAMLVTYGVGLTVGNWLGGIFADRSVDRTLMVTLAGLALVLVAFAVLMPFSAPTAILVFLWGVASFALVPPLQVRVMTAAAEAPNLASAVNIGAFNLGNAIGAGIGGGVIAAGLGYRAVALAGAVAAVIGLAAVMAAVWTSSRSQNPHRKPCEA from the coding sequence TTGAAACTGAATCCCGGCCTCGTTGCCCTTTCGATCGGCGCGTTCGGTATCGGCGTGACCGAGTTTGCCCCGATGGGCCTGCTGCCGGTCATCGCCGGCGATCTCGGCGTGTCGATCCCGACCGCAGGGCTGCTCATCAGTGCCTATGCACTCGGCGTGATGCTCGGCGCGCCGCTGATGACCCTGACCACAGGCCGGGTGCCGCGCCGCACGCTGCTCATCGCGCTCGCCGCCATCTTCACCCTTGGCAACCTGCTAGCCGCGATCTCGACCGGATATGGAATGCTGCTGGCAGCCAGGCTCCTCACCTCGCTCAATCACGGCGCCTTCTTCGGCGTGGGGTCGATCGTCGCCGCCAGCCTGGTGCCGCCGGAGCGTAAGGCCGGCGCGGTCGCCGCGATGTTCATGGGGCTGACCATCGCCAATGTCGTCGGCGTACCACTCGCCACCTTGGCGGGCGAGCATCTGGGCTGGCGGATGTCGTTCTGGGGAATTGCCGGACTGGGCGTTGCGACCATGGTTGCGCTGCGGCTGACCCTGCCCGGAATGCCCGCGCCCGACGGCGGCAACGCCCTCGCCGAACTGCGCGTGCTGAAGCGCGGTTCCGTGCTCGCCGCACTGGCGCTCACCGTCATCGGATCGAGTGCGATGTTCACCGTGTTCACCTATATCGCGCCGATCCTGCGCGCGGAAACGCATGCCTCGCTCGGCTTCGTGACCGCGATGCTCGTGACCTATGGCGTCGGGCTGACGGTGGGCAACTGGCTGGGCGGAATCTTCGCGGACCGCTCGGTCGATCGCACCTTGATGGTGACGCTAGCGGGGCTGGCGCTGGTTCTCGTCGCCTTCGCCGTCCTGATGCCGTTCTCTGCGCCCACCGCGATCCTCGTCTTCCTGTGGGGCGTGGCCAGCTTCGCGCTCGTCCCGCCGCTTCAGGTCCGGGTGATGACCGCTGCAGCCGAAGCGCCCAATCTGGCTTCGGCCGTCAATATCGGCGCATTCAACCTCGGCAACGCAATTGGCGCCGGGATCGGTGGCGGCGTGATCGCTGCGGGGCTCGGTTACCGCGCCGTGGCGCTGGCCGGGGCCGTCGCAGCTGTCATCGGCCTCGCGGCTGTCATGGCAGCTGTCTGGACATCCTCACGCTCCCAAAATCCGCATCGGAAGCCTTGCGAGGCTTGA
- a CDS encoding peptidylprolyl isomerase — translation MKMFAPAAAALALMSAAAAAQEAPLTPDAVIAAAPAEEWRPIASTDLLVMDLAADAAGSPRRVVIQLLPAPFSAGWTSNIRQLVAARWWDGTSVYRVVDNWVAQWGGDEEKPLPPGLIEVPEAAYVTATEAGDAEGRDFVLTPEREEIVVNRWLDPYAVTGFVAGWPVGLGEEDGRTAWPVHCYGAVGVARDLSPDTGSGSELYAVIGHAPRQLDRNIAVVGRVIEGIEHLATLPRGRGEAGVYADPARRVPILSVRMASDLPEAERPSFEYLDTASKSFARYLGLRANRKDSFYQVPAGGVDVCNAPVPIRKAPE, via the coding sequence ATGAAGATGTTCGCGCCGGCCGCCGCCGCCCTCGCCCTGATGTCCGCCGCCGCCGCCGCGCAGGAGGCGCCGCTGACGCCGGATGCCGTAATCGCCGCCGCCCCCGCAGAGGAATGGCGGCCGATCGCCTCCACCGATCTGCTGGTGATGGACCTCGCCGCCGATGCGGCGGGTTCGCCCCGCCGCGTGGTGATCCAGCTGCTGCCCGCCCCGTTCAGCGCCGGCTGGACCAGCAATATTCGCCAGCTTGTGGCGGCGCGCTGGTGGGACGGGACCAGCGTCTATCGCGTGGTGGACAATTGGGTGGCGCAGTGGGGCGGTGATGAGGAAAAGCCGCTGCCGCCCGGCCTGATCGAAGTCCCAGAAGCCGCCTATGTCACCGCCACTGAGGCGGGGGATGCCGAAGGCCGCGACTTCGTGCTGACGCCGGAGCGGGAGGAGATCGTGGTCAACCGCTGGCTCGACCCTTACGCGGTCACCGGCTTCGTCGCCGGCTGGCCGGTCGGACTGGGCGAGGAAGACGGGCGCACGGCATGGCCGGTGCATTGCTATGGCGCCGTGGGCGTCGCGCGCGACCTTTCGCCGGACACGGGCAGCGGCAGCGAGCTGTATGCGGTGATCGGCCATGCCCCGCGTCAGCTCGATCGCAACATCGCCGTGGTCGGCCGCGTGATCGAGGGGATCGAGCATCTCGCCACCCTCCCGCGCGGACGCGGCGAGGCGGGCGTCTATGCCGATCCCGCGCGGCGCGTGCCGATCCTGTCCGTGCGCATGGCGAGCGACCTGCCCGAGGCGGAGCGGCCGAGCTTCGAATATCTCGATACCGCCAGCAAGAGCTTCGCCCGCTATCTGGGCCTGCGCGCGAACCGGAAGGACAGTTTCTACCAGGTGCCCGCAGGGGGCGTGGATGTGTGCAACGCGCCCGTGCCGATCCGCAAGGCGCCGGAATGA
- a CDS encoding metallopeptidase family protein, whose amino-acid sequence MTRTFGKAPTAQEIEDLARAALAQLPAQFADHLGDVLLQVEDFADEDLLADLGLDDPFELTGVYEGLPLGAKSIDHSGTMPDRIRLFRIPILDEWAMRGDETLEHLVAHVLIHEVGHHFGLSDEAMHALEEAAG is encoded by the coding sequence ATGACCCGTACTTTCGGCAAGGCGCCCACGGCGCAGGAGATCGAAGATCTGGCCCGCGCCGCCCTGGCGCAGCTGCCAGCGCAGTTCGCCGACCACCTGGGTGACGTGCTGCTGCAGGTGGAAGATTTCGCGGATGAGGACCTGCTCGCGGACCTCGGCCTCGACGATCCCTTCGAGCTGACGGGGGTGTACGAAGGCCTGCCGCTCGGCGCGAAGAGCATCGACCATTCCGGCACCATGCCCGACCGCATTCGCCTGTTCCGCATCCCGATCCTGGACGAATGGGCCATGCGCGGGGACGAGACGCTGGAGCATCTGGTGGCGCATGTGCTGATCCACGAGGTGGGCCATCATTTCGGCCTGTCGGACGAAGCGATGCATGCGCTTGAGGAAGCCGCGGGATAA
- a CDS encoding efflux RND transporter periplasmic adaptor subunit has product MTAIGALALIFWPTPEVSDHAQEAAGTATPEGVVTLSEEQIREAGIELATVRAGTAVELVFPATVAASPTASARIDARASGVVRSVGKTLGDYVSRGETVARIESADAAALASQLSTARTRVTELSAAYDRERRLFEANVTARQDLEAAQANLSVARSELQRAQAAVAAAGVSGDGLSLAVTSPLSGRVTAAPIVLGAFVDTGEELYRVVDPNGLQVEVALPSAEASRIQPGDEAVLIVGDGREIGAQVRSVTPSLDPESRSATAVLSLSRGVPGLQPGAFLQARITPAGEVDRNRTTVPEDAVQVLEGRDVVFVRTTSGFRAREVKVGIRSAGQVTILSGLEEGWRIATGNAFLLKAELEKEGANHGH; this is encoded by the coding sequence GTGACCGCGATCGGTGCCCTGGCGCTGATCTTCTGGCCGACCCCCGAGGTCAGCGACCATGCGCAGGAGGCAGCCGGCACCGCGACACCCGAGGGGGTGGTCACACTGAGCGAGGAGCAAATCAGGGAGGCCGGGATAGAGCTGGCAACCGTGCGGGCCGGAACTGCTGTGGAACTCGTCTTCCCGGCAACGGTCGCGGCGAGCCCGACGGCTTCCGCACGTATCGACGCCCGCGCCTCGGGGGTGGTCCGCTCGGTGGGTAAGACGCTGGGCGACTATGTTTCACGCGGCGAGACGGTTGCCCGTATTGAGAGCGCCGATGCCGCTGCTCTCGCATCGCAGCTCAGCACGGCGCGCACCCGGGTCACCGAGCTGTCCGCCGCCTACGATCGCGAACGACGCCTGTTCGAAGCGAATGTCACGGCCCGCCAGGATCTTGAGGCCGCGCAGGCAAATCTCAGTGTGGCACGCTCGGAATTGCAGCGGGCGCAGGCCGCGGTCGCCGCGGCTGGCGTAAGTGGTGATGGCCTTTCGCTGGCCGTGACCTCACCGCTGTCCGGAAGGGTCACGGCCGCACCGATCGTGCTCGGGGCTTTCGTGGATACAGGCGAGGAACTTTATCGCGTAGTGGATCCGAACGGCCTGCAGGTCGAAGTGGCACTGCCTTCGGCCGAAGCCTCCCGCATCCAACCTGGCGACGAGGCCGTGCTGATCGTCGGCGATGGTCGCGAGATCGGGGCCCAGGTGCGTTCGGTCACTCCCTCGCTCGATCCGGAAAGCCGCAGTGCCACCGCGGTTCTGTCGCTCTCGCGCGGGGTTCCGGGTCTTCAGCCGGGCGCGTTCCTGCAGGCGCGGATCACGCCTGCAGGCGAGGTGGATCGCAACCGCACCACCGTTCCCGAGGACGCCGTCCAGGTTCTCGAAGGACGAGATGTCGTGTTCGTCCGCACCACGAGCGGTTTCCGGGCTCGCGAGGTCAAGGTCGGGATCCGGTCCGCAGGGCAGGTGACGATCCTCTCTGGCCTGGAGGAGGGATGGCGCATCGCCACCGGTAACGCCTTCCTGCTCAAGGCGGAACTGGAGAAGGAGGGCGCGAACCATGGGCACTGA
- a CDS encoding TolC family protein — protein sequence MFAISWRAVPFGGLILALSTGPASAQDPRLVTLDDALELSGVAEQADTRVTNPRLLGPRAESEAAAALVDQARLRPNPEVSFEVENVAGSGAFSGLQSTEYTLSVGQRLELGGKRSARVGAAEAQAELASLRAELTEAELGQLVRERYLLAVAAAARVELAEDVVARGEELARIGGVLVEVGREPPLRALRADAALAEARARLVEAKAESLSARTALAALWASSEAPLVPADFPNIIPPEPLMSPATESLNYRVARAESAAAAAEIERQRSLGTPDPTVSAGVRRFEESGDNAFLIGVSIPLPFRDRNQGNIAAAEARLRAANAREAVARVDHEQSVATARARYLGAGARVETLSQTSLPQAEEALRLVRI from the coding sequence ATGTTCGCCATTTCTTGGCGAGCGGTCCCCTTCGGGGGGCTGATACTCGCCCTGTCCACGGGACCTGCCAGTGCGCAGGACCCGCGTCTCGTCACGCTCGACGATGCCCTTGAACTTAGCGGGGTTGCCGAACAGGCCGATACCCGAGTCACCAATCCCCGCCTCCTGGGCCCCCGCGCAGAATCCGAGGCGGCGGCGGCTCTTGTCGACCAGGCTCGCCTCAGGCCCAATCCCGAGGTGTCCTTCGAAGTCGAGAACGTTGCCGGCAGCGGCGCGTTCTCCGGCCTCCAGTCGACCGAGTATACGCTCTCTGTCGGCCAGCGCTTGGAACTCGGCGGAAAGCGCTCTGCACGGGTCGGCGCGGCCGAGGCCCAGGCAGAACTGGCCTCTCTCAGAGCTGAGCTGACCGAGGCGGAACTGGGCCAATTGGTGCGCGAGCGCTACCTGCTTGCTGTTGCCGCAGCCGCTCGTGTGGAACTCGCTGAGGATGTGGTTGCGCGAGGCGAGGAACTCGCGCGCATAGGCGGTGTCCTGGTCGAAGTGGGGCGTGAGCCGCCCCTGCGCGCTCTGCGCGCGGACGCAGCACTGGCGGAGGCGCGGGCGCGTCTGGTGGAGGCCAAGGCAGAGAGTCTGTCGGCCCGTACGGCGCTCGCCGCGCTGTGGGCTTCATCCGAGGCGCCGCTAGTTCCGGCCGACTTTCCGAACATCATCCCGCCCGAGCCATTGATGTCCCCAGCAACGGAAAGCCTTAACTATCGGGTTGCGCGTGCTGAGAGCGCGGCCGCAGCGGCGGAGATCGAGCGGCAGCGAAGCTTGGGTACGCCGGATCCCACGGTCTCTGCAGGCGTGCGGCGTTTCGAGGAGAGCGGTGACAACGCATTCCTGATCGGCGTGTCGATTCCTCTTCCCTTTCGCGATCGGAACCAGGGCAATATCGCGGCTGCGGAAGCCCGATTGCGCGCGGCGAACGCGCGCGAAGCCGTTGCGCGCGTGGATCACGAGCAATCCGTCGCCACGGCCCGGGCGAGGTATCTTGGTGCCGGAGCGCGTGTCGAGACTCTGTCGCAGACATCGCTCCCGCAGGCGGAGGAGGCGCTGCGCCTCGTCCGCATCTGA
- a CDS encoding efflux RND transporter permease subunit, producing the protein MIGAILDIAVRFRWAVIVLTAFAAMYGTMNLLRLPIDAVPDITNTQVQINTSAPALSPSQVETQVTFPIETGLAGIEGLEMTRSISRNGFSQVTAIFEEGTDIYFARQQVNERLAPIGASLPEGAEPTMGPISTGLGEVLMYTIEYEYPAGRGAPKGGRTGWQADGSFITERGDRLDTEVARAAYLRTVQDWVVAPLMRSIDGVAGVDSIGGYEKQFLVQPDPARLTGYGLSFDSLIEALEAANLAVGANFVDRAGEALLVRVDARLGGTQDIEQAVIATRGGVPIRIADVATVRIGGDLRTGAASLNGEEAVVGTVLMRSGENSRTVAAGSAERLDEVRASLPAGVVAEIVYNRSSLVDATIATVEKNLVEGALLVIAVLFLLLGSIRAAIIAALVIPISMLMAAVGMNRLGVSGNLMSLGALDFGLIVDGAVIIVENSVARLAARQHREGRLLSLGERLTETRMAAQEMIKPTVYGQAIILLVYAPLLTFTGIEGKTFSPMAITVMLALASAFVLSLTFVPAMIAVLLNRRLTEKEVKPVRVLKECYGPAVRRAIARPWPVIGAGAGLFALAGFVFTFLGSEFTPQLDERDIAVQSLRIPSTSLERSLAMQRRVEDRIEQFPQVELVFSRTGTAEVASDPMPPNASDAYVILKPREEWPDPDLPKDELVAQMEESLSGLVGNLYEFSQPIELRFNELIAGVRGDVAVKLYGDDLTVLTRSADEVAEVLRGVEGAADVKVQQVTGFPTLDIVFDRPMIARYGLTVEDVAQSVAIALGGRPAGLVFEGDRRFDVVVRLEDATRDEFDQLGALPIVLEGGVTVPLRTLADFQVVDGLAEVRREQGRRLVIVSANVRERDLGSFVEEARARVSESVELPAASFIEWGGQYQNLQAAQARLALVVPVCFALVLLLLFMALGGWIPALAVFSAIPMALAGGVFALALRGMPFSVSAAVGFIALSGVAVLNGLVMMTAIRQRLDRGMSLDDAISDGALQRLRPVLMTALVASLGFVPMALATDTGAEVQRPLATVVIGGLVTATALTLFILPAIARLVLLRSYSPPLHDPARWYRKETS; encoded by the coding sequence CTGATCGGGGCGATCCTCGACATCGCCGTGCGGTTCCGCTGGGCGGTCATCGTCCTCACCGCCTTCGCCGCGATGTACGGCACCATGAATCTCCTGCGCCTGCCGATCGATGCGGTGCCGGACATCACCAACACGCAGGTGCAGATCAACACCAGCGCCCCGGCGCTCTCCCCCTCGCAGGTCGAGACGCAGGTGACCTTCCCGATCGAGACCGGTCTGGCGGGGATCGAGGGGCTCGAGATGACCCGCTCCATCTCGCGCAATGGCTTCAGCCAGGTCACCGCGATCTTCGAGGAAGGCACCGACATCTACTTCGCGCGCCAGCAGGTGAACGAACGGCTGGCACCGATCGGAGCATCGCTGCCAGAAGGAGCAGAACCCACGATGGGGCCGATTTCTACCGGTCTCGGCGAAGTGCTGATGTATACGATCGAATACGAGTATCCGGCAGGCCGCGGAGCGCCGAAGGGAGGGCGAACAGGCTGGCAAGCGGACGGGAGCTTCATCACGGAGCGGGGTGACCGTCTGGATACCGAGGTCGCCAGGGCCGCCTATTTGCGCACGGTGCAGGACTGGGTGGTGGCTCCGCTCATGCGCTCCATCGATGGCGTTGCCGGCGTGGATTCGATCGGTGGCTACGAGAAACAGTTCCTCGTTCAGCCCGATCCCGCCCGTCTCACCGGCTATGGCCTGTCGTTCGATTCCCTGATCGAGGCATTGGAAGCGGCGAACCTCGCCGTGGGCGCCAACTTCGTCGATCGTGCCGGGGAGGCGCTTCTCGTTCGCGTGGATGCGCGGCTTGGCGGCACGCAAGACATCGAGCAGGCCGTCATCGCCACCCGTGGGGGCGTTCCGATCCGCATCGCAGATGTCGCGACGGTGCGCATCGGGGGCGATCTGCGGACCGGCGCCGCTTCTCTCAATGGCGAGGAGGCGGTCGTGGGCACCGTCCTGATGCGAAGCGGCGAGAACAGCCGGACCGTGGCTGCGGGATCTGCCGAGCGGCTGGACGAAGTGCGCGCCTCCCTGCCTGCCGGCGTGGTCGCCGAGATCGTCTACAACCGGTCGTCACTCGTGGATGCGACCATTGCCACGGTGGAGAAGAACCTTGTCGAGGGCGCGCTGCTGGTGATCGCCGTGCTGTTCCTGCTGCTCGGCAGCATCCGTGCAGCGATCATTGCCGCGCTGGTCATTCCGATATCCATGCTGATGGCCGCCGTGGGCATGAACAGGCTGGGCGTTTCGGGCAATTTGATGAGCCTGGGGGCGCTGGACTTCGGCCTCATAGTCGATGGCGCTGTCATCATCGTCGAGAACAGCGTCGCGCGGCTTGCCGCCAGACAGCACCGCGAGGGCCGACTGCTAAGCCTCGGCGAGCGGTTGACCGAAACGCGAATGGCCGCGCAAGAGATGATCAAGCCGACCGTCTACGGCCAGGCGATCATCCTGCTCGTCTATGCTCCGCTTCTTACCTTCACGGGTATCGAGGGCAAGACGTTCTCGCCGATGGCTATCACGGTCATGCTGGCGCTCGCCTCGGCCTTCGTGCTGTCGCTGACCTTCGTTCCGGCGATGATCGCAGTGCTCCTCAATCGCAGGCTGACCGAGAAGGAGGTAAAGCCAGTCCGGGTCCTGAAGGAATGCTATGGCCCGGCGGTGCGCCGCGCGATCGCGCGGCCATGGCCCGTGATCGGAGCGGGTGCCGGGCTTTTCGCCCTGGCGGGTTTCGTGTTCACCTTCCTCGGCAGTGAGTTCACGCCCCAGCTCGACGAACGGGATATCGCGGTGCAATCACTGCGGATTCCCTCGACCTCGCTCGAACGCTCACTCGCCATGCAGCGCCGGGTGGAGGACAGGATCGAGCAATTCCCACAGGTGGAGCTGGTCTTCTCCCGCACGGGGACGGCGGAGGTGGCGAGCGATCCGATGCCGCCGAACGCCTCCGACGCTTACGTCATCCTGAAGCCGCGCGAGGAATGGCCCGATCCCGACCTGCCCAAGGACGAACTCGTCGCGCAGATGGAGGAATCGCTGAGCGGTCTGGTCGGCAACCTCTACGAGTTCAGCCAACCCATCGAACTGCGTTTCAACGAGCTGATCGCGGGGGTCCGCGGTGACGTTGCAGTCAAGCTCTACGGCGACGACCTGACCGTGCTGACCCGGTCGGCGGATGAAGTCGCGGAGGTACTACGGGGAGTGGAGGGTGCTGCTGACGTCAAGGTCCAGCAGGTTACGGGCTTCCCGACGCTCGACATCGTCTTCGATCGTCCGATGATCGCTCGCTACGGCCTGACCGTGGAGGATGTTGCACAATCCGTGGCCATCGCGCTGGGCGGTCGCCCTGCCGGACTGGTGTTCGAGGGTGACCGCCGCTTCGACGTCGTCGTGCGGCTCGAGGACGCGACCCGCGACGAGTTCGATCAGCTCGGCGCCCTGCCCATCGTTCTGGAAGGCGGGGTCACGGTTCCGCTCCGCACGCTGGCGGATTTCCAGGTGGTCGATGGTCTCGCCGAAGTTCGGCGTGAGCAGGGTCGCCGGCTGGTGATCGTATCGGCGAACGTGCGCGAGCGCGATCTCGGTTCGTTCGTGGAGGAGGCCCGCGCCCGCGTCTCCGAGAGCGTCGAACTGCCCGCCGCGTCCTTCATCGAATGGGGTGGGCAATACCAGAACCTTCAGGCCGCGCAGGCGAGGCTCGCTCTCGTGGTTCCGGTCTGCTTCGCGCTGGTGCTGCTGCTGCTGTTCATGGCGCTGGGCGGTTGGATTCCGGCGCTTGCGGTCTTCAGTGCGATCCCGATGGCGCTGGCGGGCGGGGTCTTCGCCCTCGCCCTGAGGGGAATGCCATTTTCGGTGTCCGCCGCAGTGGGCTTCATCGCCCTCTCGGGCGTCGCGGTGTTGAACGGGCTCGTGATGATGACGGCGATACGCCAGCGCCTGGACAGGGGCATGTCGCTCGACGACGCGATCTCCGACGGTGCGTTGCAGAGGCTGCGTCCAGTGCTGATGACCGCATTGGTCGCCTCGCTCGGGTTCGTGCCCATGGCCCTTGCAACCGATACTGGCGCTGAGGTGCAACGCCCGCTGGCGACGGTCGTAATCGGCGGACTGGTCACCGCGACCGCGCTCACGCTCTTCATTCTGCCCGCGATTGCCCGGCTGGTACTGCTGCGTAGCTACAGCCCACCATTGCACGATCCAGCACGATGGTATCGCAAGGAGACATCGTAA